From the genome of Candidatus Defluviilinea proxima:
GTATCAGGATATGGGCGCACGCACGGTCACAGCGGTGGAGGCCATGAAGACCATCGCGTATGAGATCGCTGAGCAATTGACATTCCAAAACGGTGCACCAACTGGTTCAACCGAAGAGAAACCCAAATGGCAGACACCAGATTGGTACGTGCAAGCGATTAGTGGCGGCATGGGGCCGCTCGGCGTCTACAAAGGCTTCCGTGAGTTGAAGGCACTTGGAATGATAGACCGCATTCCTGCTATTGTGCCGATTCAAGTGGAAGGCTGTGCGCCCATGGTGGAAAGCTGGAAGAAGGGGCTTGAAAAAGCTGAGCCTGTTCTTTCACCCAAGACCCGCATTGAAACATTGGCAACCGGTGACCCTGGCCGTACTTACACCATGTTACGCAAACAGGTCAACGAAACTGGCGGTGTGTTCGAAAGTGTATCGGATGAAGATGCGTTCCGAGCCATGCATGTACTTGCCAAAATGGAAGGGATCTCTGCAGAACCGGCCGCCGGTGTGGCATTTGCAGGGCTCTTCAAGTTGGTGCGCGCTGGTATTATCAAACCGAACGATACGGTCATTGTTAACTGCACAGGTCATACACTTCCAGCAGAACAATATCTCTTCGGCGAAGGCTGGACGCGCGATGTGGACCTGCGCCTCAAACCAACAGAGACAGAGACTCCACAAGAAGGTTTACTCTCAGCCCTCAACAATGTGACACCGAACCGCTTCTCTCGCGTAGCGGTAGTTGATGACACCGCCGAGGCACGTCGTCTCATCCGACGTATTCTCCAATCACAAGGTGATTTTGAAATATTCGAAGCAACGAACGGACGCGAAGCCATTGAACTGGTGACCCGTGAATTACCCGACCTCGTGATCCTTGACCTGATGATGCCAGAATTGGATGGCTTTGGGGTGATGGATATCCTCCGAAGTAACCCGGAGACTGCCACCATTCCGGTCATTGTAGCCACGGCCAAAGAATTGACCGTGGACGAGAAGAGTCGCTTACAAGGACAGATCCAATCGTTGATGTTGAAGGGCGATTTCCTGAATGACGAATTTTTGGAAGAAGTCCGTTCGCTGATAAAATAAAGGGTGTAACTACAGGCAATGTTCTTATCAGCGACGGGCGGAAGGTCTGCCCGTCGCTGCATTTGAAAGCCGGATAAAAAGGTGACAACAAAAAAACGAAGCCAAGGAATTAGAGCCGCACTGCTCTCTGCTTTATTTTTAGGCCTTGCGCCTGTATTTGGTAAAGCCGCAATGGTACCGGGAAACTTCTCCCCCTATGCGGTAGTAGCTTTACGTACCGGTTTGGCAGCGCTTCTCCTTGTTCTCATCATGGCGGTTTTCAAAAGGCAATTCCTGTATATCTATCCTGCTGGTTTACTGGGATGTATCATGGCGGGGGTACTCAATGGGACAGGCTCTATTTTCTACTACGTGGGTCTTAGCAAACTAAATGCCAGTATTGCTCAAATGCTCTACGCGCTGTATCCATTTTTCGTAGCCTTCTGGCTGCAATTGGATGGTCAACCTCCCTCGAAGTTAACCATTATCAGGATCGTCGTCGCAGGGTTCTCAGCCTTCTTACTCACCAAAGTGGAAGCAGGTAATATAGACCTTTTGGGTGTGGCGTTTATGTTGATATCCGCCCTGCTTTATGCTTTGCACTTGCCTGTTAATCAACGTGTATTGTTTGACGTCCCTGCGCCAACAGTTACCGTATACACATTGCTCGCCATGAGTGCAATAGTGATCCCCGCCTATTTAATTTTTGATCGGACACTCCCTCCATCGAACGCATCCTGGCTTCCCGTCATTGGCCTAACCGCAGTGACCTTTTTCTCAAGATTGACATTGTTCCTCGGAATAAAGAACATCGGCGGCATGCAGACCGCCATCCTTGGCCTCGGTGAATTACTCGTCGCCATCCTGTTCAGCCATCTTATCCTCCGCGAAACGCTGACCAATTATCAATGGGCCGGCACAGCAGGCCTGGGCATCAGTCTGTTACTCGTCTGGTTCGAAAAACCTCCAACCCATCCGCTTCACACAAAGGGACTGCTAAGCTGGCTCCAACCTCCCGATTTCCCTGCAGATTTTTATAAACACTGAGCAAAAAATATGACAATAATATATATTGGAAATATAGTCTGTTACACATTTGCCGTATCAGGCATAATATTATTTGTCTTGGGAGTTGCCGCTGAATTTAGACAATACGTTTTATTATTACCTAAACAAAAAGACGGAAAGAAGTATTTCTATTTATGCGTTCTTCATGTAAGTATTTCTATCTTTGTATATTTAATAATTAAAAACGGGCAATTGTTTAGTGCAGCATATTCAGCAATTAACGTTTTGATCATTTCAATATTATTGTTAAACTTCCAATATTTTGTGAGGAGAAAAACCAACAGTCTCCTAAAAGAATTAAATACCAGACAAAAAAGTAACATACAGAAACTAGACTGACCTTGATGGGGAAGCCCGTTGACTTTTACTTCCCTTGCTCGTACAAATATCCCGTCCCTCGTATGCTCACGATGCTCTCTGAAAGTGACCACACAGTAGTAAAATCCAAGCGCACATTAGCAGTCTCGGCCTCCCGCGGACAACTGCCCCCTTCGCCGCTGACATTCTGGAAGAAATGACGGAAGGAGGATTATCTTGTGACATTATCGGAAGCAGAAAAAACAATTATGGATATTCTCGATGACCTGCAAAACCTAGTAGGAAATCGATATGAAACCGTCTTGAGACTGAGACGGGCAGATCAAAACGTTGTGGTTGAGTTAGCCAAGCGCCTGCTTGAAGATGTTGACTCTGTCAAAAGAGAACAAGGGATTAAAAGTTTAATGTTGACTGATAATGAAAAAAATTTGGAAATCGTCCTGCCTATGCTCAACGACTCCAACTCTGAAGTTCGCCGCATCGCTATGTTTTATATAATAAGAAGCGAAAAATTTCTTGAGAACATCGAGGTCATAAACAGGGTAATCAAATCCTTGCGTGAGGATCCACGAGTTGAAGTACGAGCGGAGGCTGCAGAGGGGTTGAGATATTGCAAAACAACTCCTGAGGTGATTTCGGCCCTGGAATATGTAAGTATGCACGACTATGAATATGATGACGATGGTTATAGTGCTGGTAGTGTTGCGACTGCCTCTCTACAATGGATAAAAGAGAACGGTTCTTAGTATGTCGTGGACGAAGTTTAGTCGGTCTCTGAACGCACCGAGTCGGCTTCGACTGTTAATCAAAAGGCTTACGATTGTGAGTCTTTTGATTTTTTATTATTGAATCGGGATTTGCATGACAGAGGCCACCCTGAGCCTGTTGATGGGAGATATATAATCTCACCGTTGACGAAGCGCACAGGTACTACGTCGGCGACGGTCAATGACTGATGCATAATGCCAATTTTTTAGTTGTCGGCGAGGGTCTCTACCACCGCAATGCAAGTATCTTTGTCCACAAAAACGGGCTGACCTATTTCAGGTCAGCCCGTTGACATTACTTCTCCTGCTCGTACAAGTACCCCGTCCCTCGTACGCTCACGATGCTCTCGGAAAGCGAGGGGAATGACTCCAACTTATGCCGCAAGCGACTCACCAACGGACGCAGGATCTCCGGGGCTTCTCTTTGGGATGTGTCGTAGCCCTGTACCAGCAGAACCAGCTCCCGGTGTGTAAAGACGCGTCCGGGGTTTTCGATCAGCACTCTGAGCAGGCGTCCCTCTGCGGGCGTCAGGTGAATCAACTCATCCTTCTTGCGGATCAAGCGACGGGAGAGGTCAATGTGCGTGCCATCTTTCAAAGAAAGCTCGATCGCGCCTTCATCCACCACATCGCCATTGGAGGTGCCGCCGCGCGATTTCAAACGCGCATCGCGGCGCGCCAGTCCCTTTTTAACGCTGTTCACCACCTGTGAAGGCGGCGCAGGCTTGAGCAGATAATCATGGATGCGCAAACGCAACGCCTGAATGGCCGATTCGGTCGTGCCGAACGCCGTCAGCAAGATCACCTCGGTCTCCGGTGAGACCTGGTTGATCACCTGCACCACTTCCAGGCCGTCCATGCCGGGCATACGCAGGTCCACGATCATCAAGTCCACGGGGTGCGTGCGGACGTGCTCAATAGCGGCCTGTCCGTTCGGCACCGAATTGACCGAGTACCCCTCGAGCCGCAAAATATCGGAAAGCGATTGACGGGCTACAGGTTCATCATCAACAACAAGAATATTTGGTTTCATTATGCATCTCCCATCGGTAGGAATAATCGGAAACAGGCGCCAGTCCCACTGCCTTCGACAAGGTCAAGCGTGCCTCCGTGCGCGGTAACGATATTGTAACTCACGGTCAGCCCCAAACCGGTGCCGCCGTCCTTTGTGCTAAAGAAGGGTTCAAAAATATTATTGCGTAGCTCCTCCGGAATACCAGGCCCTGAATCTTCGAACTGGATCTCGACCCCGTTCTCCACGCTCTTCGCGCGGATCTTCAGTGTGCCCCCGCCGGGCATGATGTCGAACGCATTCAGGATCAAATTGAAAAAGATCTGTTGGATCTGACTGTTCACCGCAAAGATCGAAGGCAATGATTTCGGCAGTTCGGTGATCAACTCGATGTGCCTCTGCCCCAATTGTTGTGAGGTCAGGCTGATGACATGGTGCAAAAGTTCCAGCACGTCCACACTTTCCATTTTGTTCGAACCGGGGCGGTAGAAATCGAGCATTCTCTGCATCGTCTTCATCAGGCGTTCCAGCTCCACACGCGCCAGATCGAAATATTCCTTGCGCTTCTCGGCCGGCACATCTTCACGCCCCGCCAAATGCAAACAGTTCTGCACCGATTGCAACGGGTTGTTCACCTCGTGCGCGATAGACGCAGTCAACCTGCCAGCCGCCGCCATCTTCTCAGAACGCAACAACGCCTCCTGCGACTCTTCCACCTTGCGCACATACGCCCGCAGGTCGGCATACAAACGCGCATTCTCCAACGCCACCAACGATTGATTCGCAAGGATGTGGAACAACTCGAGGTCTGCCCCACGGAACGGCGTCACACCCGCATCGCGTGCCGCAAACAGGACGGCTCGCATATCGGAACGTGTGATCGGGATCAGGACCGCCGCGCCAAGCTTGAGGTCCGCCAGAAGCGACTGCGCCTCTTCCTCCCCCGGGCCTGTTGCATTCACAATGATCGGATTCCCATCTGCATCCACGCGGCTTAAGAGATGGGTCGCAAAGTTGGTTTTTTCCACAGGGAGGATTCGCCCGCGTTTCGCAATGGCAGAAACCTTGCCCTCTTTGATCTGGTAATACGCGGCATTCGTGCATTGCAAATGTTCACAGATCGTATCCACGATCAGGTCATATAACGTTTTTGTATCAGTCTCTGAGAATAATTTTTCGGTCGCATCGAACAACGGGCGCAAGGCCTGCGCACGCGCCGTCTCGCGTTTGCGACGGTTATCGGTCAACGCCTGCTCAACAGACGAAACAAGTTCATCACCTTTTTCGAACGGCTTGAGCAACAATCCGTCCACGCCCTGCCGTAACGCGCGAATGGCCGTTTCCACCGTGCCGAAGCCAGTCATCACCAGCACCGCAATATCGGGTTGAGCCCGCTTCGCACGCGAGATCACATCGAAGCCATCCACCTCGGGCATGCGAATATCAACCAGCAACAAGTCCACGCGGTTGCGTTGTAAATACTCGATGGCTTTATGCGGGTTGGTCTCAGAGAGCACATCATACCCCGCACGCTTCAAGATACGATTACAAAGAAGCGCGATCCCGGGTTCATCGTCCACTACAAGTACAGATACTGATTCCATATTTGTCTGCTACAAATCCCTTATATTACCGCGAAGGATACTAAGAAGCCTTTCTCAAAATCAAACTCTACGGTCCTGCCACAGAGACGCAGAGTCACAGAGTTTTTAATTTGATTTTCTACCCTTTCGGGCACACGTCAGAGTCTCTGTGACTCTGTGGCTAAAAGCCTTTGATCTTCCTTCGTGTGCTTTGTGGTTAAAAACTTTTAACCCTTCGGCAACCACACCGTAAACGTCGAACCTGCTCCGGGCTGGCTGACCAATTCGATCTCACCGCCATGATCGGAGATGATCCCATACGTGACGGAGAGCCCCAACCCTGTGCCGCCACGGTCCGCTTTGGTGGTAAAGAATGGCTCGAAGATACGTGTCTGATCTTCTGGAGCAATGCCCACACCGTTATCACGCACAGACACCATCACGCCATCACGTCCCACCTTTTGTAACTCAGCAGTTTTGATCTCCATTTCGCCGCCGTCGGGCATGGCTTGTAATGCATTGTGCACAAGGTTGAGCAAAACTTGTTTCATCTGATTCTCGTCCATCGACACCCAGGGCAAATCCTCCTGCATGAATAGCGTCAATTCTACCCCGTTTGTATGGATCAGGTGCCTCGTGAGCGTAACCACATCTTCCACTACACCGTTCAAAGATGCATTCGCACGTGCGCTTTCACTCTGTCGCGCAAAATCAAGAAGTCTGCGCACCACATCACGTGCCCGCCGTGCCTCACGGATTACAAGGTCAAGGTCGGCATAGGACGGTGAATCTTTGGGCATATCTTCCATGACCAGTTCGGCAAAACCCGTCACGGATGTAAGCGGATTATTCAACTCGTGCGCAATGCCTGCGGCCATCTCACCCACTGCCGCAAGCTTGGCGGCCTGCACAAGACGGTTCTCAGCGAGTCGCTGTGCTTCCATGCGTGCATTCACTTCCATTTCAGTCTCACGCAGTTGATAGATCGTTTCCTGCAACTGCTGATACTGATCGGCACTGGTGATGACTGTCGCGAGGATTCCTCCCAACGACTCAAGCGCCATAAAATCATTGTGCGTAAATGAATTGCGCGAACTACTTTCCACATCGATAATACCCAGCACTTTGGATCCATCACGGATGGCTACACACAATTCCGAACCCGCCTGCCAGCCCTTGATAGGCGTATAACGCTCGTCTTGAAAAACGTCATTCACCAATACGCCCTGCCCCGTTTCGAAGACGTGGCCGGTCAACCCGCCGATCAAGGGATACTCAATCGACTTCATCGCGCGTTTCACAACATTTTGGCTTGCACCACCGAAGCCACCGATGGTTAATTTACCAAACTCATCTGCAATAAATACTACAGCCAATTCATATGCAAAGTATCGCGCCAGCAAGTCTGCGGTCAACTCCGCTACTTGATGAGGATCGGTGAGGCCCACAACTTGTTGTGCCACCTCATGGATCAGCCCAAGGTTACGCGCACGACTTTCCGCTTCTTCACGCACACGGGTATAGTCCGCAAGGCTGGCGAGGTAACTTCCCATCACAACGATCAAACTTTCATCATAGGAGTTGAACGCATTGGCGCGTTTGCTCTCCACACTCAACATGCCAATTGACTGACCACGAAATCGCAACGGGACATAGAGACCAGATATCGCTTCGTTATATAGAGGTAATGGAACAGATGAATCCACTTCACCCAAACGCATTTTTGCATTACTGGCCAACAAGCTTGAAATGGGATGGCCCTCCACGCTACGGATCATCGAGACAAGGTTGCCCTCATTCAGACGGTATTCCTGCAAGACATGTCCTTCGGGCGATAGCAGGTTTAGCACGATCATTTCCGTCCCAAAAGCACGCGAAAGCAACGCAAACATACGACGCGCGATCTGATCAAGACTGCGCCCCGTGGAAACGGTCACGGCAAAGTCGTTCAACATGGCAAGACGGCGTAAATGTCCCGCCATTTCAGCAAAGGTAATCAGGGTTTCGAGAGCAGGAGCGATCTGTGTGGCAAGGTCAAGCAGGCGATTCCATTCTTCGCCTTTGAACGCGCTGGAGCGCCACAACACAACCACACCGATCAAACGTTGTCCGATGAGGAGCGGAATCCCTGCCCAAGTTTTGCTGTTGGATTTCAAACCTTTATGTGGGATCTGTGACCATAAGGCATCGCCTCGATTCACAACCACAGGCGTCAGATTGCGATTCATACGGCGCAAAAGAGAGTGCGCTTCAATCGACAAGTGAAGGTCCACAACCGAAGATGCATTCCATTGAGCCCGCACCTCGAGTGAGTCACCTCGTCGAATGGCGAGCCAGCCTCCCTGTACAGGAATGAGGCGGACAAAGGCGTTCAATGCACGGTCAGCCGCGCGCGGCAAGTCATACGGGCTTTCCGAATCCAGATCGGGTGTCAACAATGATGCCGCCACCGAGAGCGATGGAGAACTGTCAAGAGAAGGCGTGTCGGCCCGCATCCCAGAGACGGCGAGCCGCCATATCCGTTGCGCGGTAGCATCCAATTGCCCTGCGCCAACAAGCACTACATGCGAGGCGCCCTGCAACGGAAACGCCGAGAGACGCTCAGCATTCATGGCGCTCTTTGCCGGCAAAGAGACAGAACGGTTCTGCCCGCCGCTCAACGCACCACACAACCATGTATCCACTTCAGCTTTATCTAGAAATTTGATGAGAGCCGTTTCCAGTTTTTTCCCCAAACGATACTGGGCAACCACACGCCACTTCCCTGCCTCGCGCTTGACCAACACCGACCACACGGCATCGGTCAACTGGCTGGCTTCTTTGAGTTGGTACTCGCTTGTGGTTGTAGTCGCCATTTGTATCAATTATACAGCAGGGAAGAAAAGTACGATGCACCCCTTTTAGTCACAAATACACGGAAGCATAGAGTTTTTGAAAAGGTTTTCTCCGTCGCTGTGACAAGACACGCAAATGGTAAAATCATTTCCATGACTGACCTTATTGTTATCGGCGGCGGGCTGGCTGGAAGTGAAGCCGCCTGGCAAGCCGCCCAACGCGGACTCAAAGTCCGACTCTATGAGATGCGTCCCACACTCCAAACCGGAGCGCATCAGACTCACGATTTGGCTGAACTCGTTTGTTCGAATTCTCTTGGCTCCAACCTTTCTGACCGCGCCTCGGGCCTTCTCAAGAACGAAGCGCGTTTACTAGGCTCAATGCTTGTGGAATGTGCTGAGGAAGCCGCATTGCCCGCAGGCGGAGCATTGGCCGTGGATCGTGAACTCTTCGCGCGCAAAGTGACAGAGCGAATCGAAAGCCACCCCAATATCGAGATCGTGCGTGAAGAAATGAAAGAGATCCCCAATTCGCTGACCATCATCGCCAGCGGACCATTGACATCCCCTGCTCTTTCTCAATCCATTGCGGCGTTGAGCAGTGAGGAGCACCTCTTTTTCTTCGATGCGATCGCCCCCGTCATCCACGCGGATTCGATCAACATGCAAATCGCCTACCGTGCATCACGTTACGGCACGGGCGATCAGGATGAAGGCGACTATATCAATTGTCCGTTCACTAAAGAGGAATATTATGCTTTCGTGGATGCACTCATTCAAGCAGAGCGCATCGAGTTACGCTCATTCGAAGATGCGATCAAAAGTGGCGTCAAAGCGGGTCACTTTTTTGAAGGCTGTCTGCCAATTGAGATCATCGCCGAGCGCGGATTGGATTCATTAGCGTATGGCCCCATGCGTCCGGTCGGGTTGCGCGATCCTCGCACAGAGAAACGTCCGCATGCGGTTGTGCAATTGCGGCAAGATAATCTTGCGGGAAGTTTGTATAACCTCGTCGGTTTTCAGACCAACCTCAAATTTCCCGAACAAAAGCGTGTACTTCGCATGATCCCCGGGCTTGAGAATGCAGAATTCCTTCGTTACGGACAAATGCACCGCAACACGTTCATCGCTTCGCCGAAGCTATTGCTCCCCACACTGCAAGCCATTCAACGGGCTGACCTTTTGTTCGCGGGTCAGGTCACAGGTGTGGAAGGATACATGGGCAATATTGCAACAGGTTTGTTGGCTGGCATCAATGCCGCACGATTATTCCACGGCGAAGAGCCGCTCACGCTTCCGCAAACAACCATGCTCGGCGCGTTGTGCCATTATGTCACTCATGCCGATCTGAAAGACTTCCAACCGATGAAAGCAAATTTTGGAATTCTGCCTGCGCTTGCGACAAAGATCAACAAACGTGAACGTGGCAAGGCCTATGCAGAACGCGCGTTGGAAGAGCTAAAACTTACAATGGATGGAACACGAGTTTGAAAAACAAATCAATAGCGATCTATCTAACCATCATCGGTTCCCTGCTTGTTATCGTCGCGAGTTGGTACATCTTTGCATTTCAATCTCAACCCGATGACCCTACCTTCAATCTATTCGATGGGGAACGCGCTTACGAGGACGTGAAGACTCAAGTCGCTTTCGGGCCAAGGACGCCCGGGTCGGAGGGTCATGCAAAAGTCCAGGAGTGGATGCGAAAGGAACTTGAGTCCGCTGGCTGGCAAGTGGAGATCCAGGAATCCGAGGCGATGGGACATCCCATACAAAACATCGTTGCTAAAAAAGGTGACGCTGATCCGCAGATCATTTTAGGCGCACATTATGACACGCGTCTATTTGCCGATCATGACCCTGACGTAGCGAATCACACCAAACCTGTGCCAGGTGCCAACGACGGAGCCTCTGGTGTGGCTGTGTTGCTTGAACTCGCACGCAAACTACCTGACGACACAGTGCCCGTCTGGTTGGTGTTTTTCGACGCGGAGGATAACGGCAACATCGAGGGCTGGGACTGGCTTCTCGGCTCGCGTGAATTTGTGAAGAACAACCCAGTGCGTCCACAAGCCGTGGTTATCATAGACATGATCGGTGATGCCGACTTGAACATTTACAAGGAACGCAATTCAAACAAAGCCATTACCGATGAGATCTGGCGCACTGCCGAACGCACGGAAAACGATACTGTGTTCATCCCCAAGGAAAAGTTTTCGATGATCGATGATCACACACCTTTTCTGGAGGCAGGAATCCCCGCTGTCGATATTATCGATTTCGATTATCCTTACTGGCACACTGTGCAGGATACGCCGGATAAGGTCTCTGCACAAAGTTTACAGATCGTGGGAGAAACCCTTCAGGTTTGGGTCATGCAACAACAAAGTAGTCAACCCTGATACAATGGCCTCGCTCGAACAATAATTGCGTATGCCTAGAAAACCGGCCACAATCATTCCTATTGAGAAAACGCTTGCCAAAGTGCGCCCTACATGGATGGAACGTGTTGGGCAGGAATTGGCACGCGGCATGGATGTGCGGGCCGGTTTCGATGAACAATTGGAGCGTTTTTTCGAAGTGCTGGTGAAGTCAGTGACCAGCGGAGACCCCGGCTGGATCGACACCATCCTGCTCGATTGGGCAAAGGCGTCCACGGAAACGGACCTGCAGGAGGGGCTGTACCAGGTCACTTTCATTCTCAACCGTATGATCGTGTTGACCATCGAAGTGGCAAAAGAGTCCCTAACCAAACAACAGGCACTCGACCTGTTAGCGGCGGTCATCCCGATCTACACCTATGGGCTGGGCGTTGTGGCGCGGTATGAAATGGAAACACGCGTGGCACACATCTCCGGTGAAATGGAAAAAGTGCAAAAGAAGATGGAACGCGTGGACAAGAGCAAGTCCGCGTTCATTTCGGTGGCGGCACATGAATTAAAGACACCGATCACGCTCATTGACGGGTACGCTTCCATGATGGATGACCTGATCAAGGAAGGCAACGGTGTGCCTTTGGATGGTCTGCTCACCGGTATGCAGTCTGGCATCAACCGCTTGCGGACGATCGTGGAAGATATGCTCGATGTCTCGATGATCGATAACAAACTACTGAAGCTGAACTTCCAGCCGACGCAGATCGAGAAGATCTTGCTAACGCTGAAAAATGATGCAAGGGAAACCATCGCGTCACGGCGTCAGACTCTAGAAGTAGTACCATTTGAAGGAAGCAGACAATGGATCTATGTTGACCCAGCTCGTATCACACAGGCATTACGAAATGTGATCCACAATGCGATCAAATACACGCCCGATGGTGGCACAATCAGCATTGATGGCCGTACATTACCCGGCTTGATAGAAGTGACCATCAAAGACAACGGCATCGGTATTTCGCTTGAAAATCAATCGGTCATCTTTGAAAAGTTCGGGCAGGTAGGTCGCCTTAATCTTCACTCAAGCGGCAAGACCAAATTTAAAGGTGCCGGGCCCGGTTTAGGCTTACCCATCTCAAAAGGCATCCTCGAAGCGCATGGCGGTTCGATCTGGGTTGAATCAGAAGGATACGATGAAGAAGAATGTCCGGGATCGATCTTCCATGTGCTGATCCCCATCCGCACCGAAGCGCCAGAAACGACACTGGCAAAATTGTTCAATGAATTGGAAAAGAAAGATTAGCAGAAACATGCCCAATGGGCTTACATGCTTCTGCATTCTAAAAAGAAAGAATCATGGCTAAAAAAATTCCAGAAAATACCAAAGCTCCGCGCGAACGGGCATTTCTTGTTGGCGTGGAACTCTTTCAACAAAAGACGCTTCTTCCACTGGAAGATTCGCTGACAGAACTTGCGCTACTGGCCGATACATCTGGCCTGGAAGTAGTCGGTGAATTGACACAGAAGCTGGACCGCCCACACGTAAAAACGTACATCGGCCCCGGCAAATTGGATGAACTCAAGGCACTCGTTGAAGAGACTTTATCGCAAGTCGTCATTTTCGATGACGAACTTTCTCCGCGTCACCAACGTGAACTCCAACTGGCACTCGGCAAAAATGTCCGCGTGTTAGATCGGACTGCGTTGATCCTCGACATCTTTGCGCAACACGCTCACACCAGCGAGGGCATGTTGCAGGTAGAACTCGCACAATATGAATATTACCTGCCACGCCTCACCGGTCAATGGACACACCTTGAGCGTCAGGCAGGTGGCGGCGGTGGACGTGCAGGCTCAACAGGCGGCGTAGGTCTGCGTGGCCCCGGCGAAACGCAATTGGAAGTAGACAAACGCGCCATCCGCAAGCGCATCGCACATCTCAAAAAAGAACTAGAGAAGGTACGAGCACACCGCATGCGGTATCGTGCACAACGTAAACGTTCTCGTATTCCGACAGTTGCGCTTGTTGGATACACCAACGCAGGCAAGTCCACGCTACTGAATAGGCTCACTAAATCAGACGTATATGTGGCCGATCAACTCTTTGCCACGCTTGACCCCACCACCCGTAAAGTGGAACTCTTTGGTGGTTATCAAGCTTTGTTCACCGATACAGTCGGCTTCATTCAAAAATTGCCGACCTCATTGGTGGAAGCCTTCCATGCCACGCTTGAGGAAATCACCGAAGCTGACCTGCTCTTGCATGTCGTTGATATTTCACATCACAACGCCATGAATCAAGCCGAAGCTGTGCAAGAAACGCTCGACACACTGGAAGCGCAGCATATCCCCGTTATCACTGCGCTCAACAAAGTGGATCGCTTGCGCAATCCCGAATCTGCCAAAGATTCGTTGAAAGGCTTTTCGAAAGCCGTAGCAATTTCCGCTGTAGATGGAAGCGGTATCAAAGATCTGTTGAGGCTTATTCAGGAGGAGTTGTACGAAACGTATACACCGATCCGCGTAAAACTTCCATATCAACAAGGCGCATTGATCTCGTTATTCCATGAAGCAGGTCAAGTGGAACTCGTCGAACATGGGCGTGGCGGCGTGTTCATGCAAGGACGCATCCCCGGACGCCTGGTGGCACAGTTTAATAACTGGCAGGTTTCAAATAATCACACCGAAGAAGAGGAAGAAGAATTATGAAATGGTTTTCCAAGCTAGTTGACGATGCATCAAACTTTTTCGCACACCGCAAAGGTCTTCTGCCGATGATCGGAATTGTATTGATCATTGTCAATTTTG
Proteins encoded in this window:
- the hflX gene encoding GTPase HflX gives rise to the protein MAKKIPENTKAPRERAFLVGVELFQQKTLLPLEDSLTELALLADTSGLEVVGELTQKLDRPHVKTYIGPGKLDELKALVEETLSQVVIFDDELSPRHQRELQLALGKNVRVLDRTALILDIFAQHAHTSEGMLQVELAQYEYYLPRLTGQWTHLERQAGGGGGRAGSTGGVGLRGPGETQLEVDKRAIRKRIAHLKKELEKVRAHRMRYRAQRKRSRIPTVALVGYTNAGKSTLLNRLTKSDVYVADQLFATLDPTTRKVELFGGYQALFTDTVGFIQKLPTSLVEAFHATLEEITEADLLLHVVDISHHNAMNQAEAVQETLDTLEAQHIPVITALNKVDRLRNPESAKDSLKGFSKAVAISAVDGSGIKDLLRLIQEELYETYTPIRVKLPYQQGALISLFHEAGQVELVEHGRGGVFMQGRIPGRLVAQFNNWQVSNNHTEEEEEEL